A window from Synechococcus sp. RSCCF101 encodes these proteins:
- the lpxD gene encoding UDP-3-O-(3-hydroxymyristoyl)glucosamine N-acyltransferase codes for MRFSELLSRLSIPVSEDWVHLGSDPEIERCAALDADAAQALSFLEPGSGLDQALEATGAAAVLLPREASLLELAGRGDRAWAAVDQPRLVFARALALLHPLPRPEPGVHPTAVVDPSAQLGQGVSIGARVVIGPACRLADGCVVHAGAVLYGDVALEADCEIHANAVLEWGCRLGRGCVIQANAVIGGEGFGFVPTAEGWVKMPQTGRVVLGDGVEVGSCSTIDRPSVGETLVGPGTKIDNLVHVGHGVRIGSGCALAAQVGIAGGAELGHGVILAGQVGVANRSRIGDRAIASSKSGIHGEIAAGEVVSGYPAIPNRLWLRCAAAFNRLPEMARTLKRLQR; via the coding sequence ATGCGCTTCAGCGAGCTGCTCTCCCGCCTGTCCATCCCGGTGTCCGAGGACTGGGTGCACCTGGGCTCCGACCCGGAGATCGAGCGCTGTGCAGCCCTGGATGCCGATGCTGCGCAGGCCCTCAGTTTCCTCGAACCGGGCAGCGGCCTCGATCAGGCCCTGGAGGCCACAGGCGCTGCGGCGGTGCTGCTGCCGCGGGAGGCCTCTCTGCTCGAGCTCGCCGGCCGGGGCGATCGGGCCTGGGCGGCCGTCGACCAGCCACGTCTGGTCTTCGCCCGGGCGCTGGCTCTGCTTCATCCCCTGCCCCGGCCCGAGCCGGGCGTCCACCCCACCGCCGTGGTGGATCCCTCCGCCCAGCTCGGGCAGGGCGTCTCGATCGGTGCGCGTGTGGTCATCGGTCCCGCCTGCCGGCTGGCGGACGGCTGCGTGGTTCACGCCGGTGCCGTGCTCTACGGCGATGTGGCGCTGGAGGCTGACTGTGAGATCCACGCCAACGCGGTGCTCGAGTGGGGCTGCCGTCTGGGCCGGGGCTGCGTGATCCAGGCCAATGCGGTGATCGGCGGCGAGGGATTCGGCTTCGTTCCCACCGCCGAGGGCTGGGTGAAGATGCCCCAGACCGGCCGTGTGGTGCTGGGAGACGGCGTGGAGGTGGGCAGCTGCTCCACCATCGACCGTCCGTCCGTCGGCGAGACCCTGGTGGGGCCCGGCACGAAGATCGACAACCTGGTGCACGTCGGCCACGGCGTGCGCATCGGCTCCGGCTGTGCCCTGGCGGCGCAGGTGGGCATCGCCGGCGGGGCGGAACTGGGCCATGGCGTGATCCTCGCCGGCCAGGTGGGCGTGGCCAACCGCTCCCGCATCGGCGACCGGGCCATCGCGTCTTCCAAATCCGGCATTCACGGCGAGATCGCCGCCGGCGAGGTGGTGAGCGGCTACCCGGCCATCCCCAACCGGCTCTGGCTGCGCTGTGCGGCGGCGTTCAACCGAC
- the proB gene encoding glutamate 5-kinase has product MTIRRVIKVGTSLLRGTTERPTAAVVAELAATIAAQQQRRQPVVLVTSGAVGLGCSRLFLKRRPSEARALQAAAAVGQSRLMRLYDDAFAAHGQPVAQVLLTRADLASRRRYLKASRTLEQLLDWGVVPIVNENDTVAIDELRFGDNDTLSALVAVAVGATELILLTDVDRLYTGDPRQQSDARPIDEVRTRAELDALWTAAGAPSRWGTGGMTTKLAAARIATASGVRVRLADGRDPAVLTALLHGEPSGTLFHPCPRPYGDRKSWLAHALHPEGVLAIDAGAERALRERGASLLAVGIRSVRGEFPRRSAVRLVGEAGEEVGRGISALSSLEIHQAMGRSSPQLGPLRDPLLSDAVVHRDELVITA; this is encoded by the coding sequence GTGACGATCCGCCGTGTGATCAAGGTGGGCACCAGCCTGCTGCGGGGCACGACGGAGCGCCCAACGGCCGCTGTCGTGGCCGAACTGGCCGCCACGATCGCCGCCCAGCAGCAGCGGCGGCAGCCGGTGGTGCTGGTCACCAGCGGCGCGGTGGGCCTGGGCTGTTCGCGGCTCTTCCTGAAGCGCCGTCCCTCTGAGGCCAGGGCGCTTCAGGCGGCCGCGGCCGTGGGTCAGAGCCGCCTGATGCGTCTGTACGACGACGCCTTCGCGGCCCACGGGCAGCCGGTGGCCCAGGTGTTGCTGACGCGGGCCGATCTCGCCTCCCGGCGCCGCTATCTGAAAGCCAGTCGCACCCTGGAGCAGCTCCTGGACTGGGGTGTGGTGCCGATCGTCAACGAGAACGACACCGTGGCCATCGATGAGCTCCGCTTCGGGGACAACGACACCCTCTCGGCCCTCGTGGCCGTTGCCGTGGGCGCCACCGAGCTGATCCTGCTCACCGATGTGGACCGCCTTTACACGGGCGACCCGCGCCAGCAGAGCGATGCCCGGCCGATCGACGAGGTGCGCACCCGTGCAGAGCTCGATGCCCTCTGGACGGCGGCGGGAGCGCCCAGCCGCTGGGGCACCGGTGGCATGACCACGAAGCTGGCCGCCGCCCGGATCGCCACGGCCAGCGGCGTGAGGGTCCGGCTGGCGGATGGCCGCGACCCCGCCGTGCTCACGGCCCTGCTGCACGGCGAGCCCTCCGGCACCCTGTTCCATCCCTGCCCCCGTCCCTACGGCGATCGCAAGAGCTGGCTGGCCCATGCCCTGCACCCCGAGGGTGTGCTCGCCATCGATGCCGGGGCCGAACGGGCTCTGCGGGAACGGGGCGCCTCCCTGCTGGCGGTGGGGATCCGCTCGGTGCGCGGCGAGTTCCCCCGCCGCTCGGCGGTTCGCCTGGTCGGCGAAGCCGGGGAGGAGGTCGGCCGCGGCATCTCGGCCCTGAGCAGCCTCGAGATCCATCAGGCCATGGGACGCAGCAGCCCCCAGCTCGGACCCCTGCGCGATCCCCTGCTCAGCGATGCGGTCGTGCACCGCGATGAACTCGTGATCACCGCCTGA
- a CDS encoding YqeG family HAD IIIA-type phosphatase: MLASLLTPDWDTHAVLPGLSIDRLDELGILALVLDVDRTLLPRRSDRLSSEMERWLGLAKSRFHLHLLSNNPSRRRVGGLAGTLEVPFTAAAAKPRRAALRRVLNDLGHPAERVAMIGDRLFTDVLAGNRLGMFTVLVQPVAADGSACSHDWLQATERRLAGWLGMNRSA, translated from the coding sequence ATGCTCGCTTCCCTGCTCACCCCTGACTGGGACACCCATGCGGTGCTCCCCGGCCTCTCGATCGATCGCCTCGATGAGCTCGGGATCCTGGCCCTGGTGCTCGATGTGGACCGCACGCTGCTGCCGCGCCGCAGCGACCGGCTCTCATCCGAGATGGAGCGCTGGCTGGGCCTGGCCAAGAGCCGCTTCCATCTCCACCTGCTCAGCAACAACCCCTCGCGGCGCCGCGTCGGGGGCCTCGCCGGAACCCTGGAGGTTCCCTTCACCGCCGCGGCGGCCAAGCCCCGCCGGGCCGCCCTTCGGCGCGTGCTCAACGACCTGGGCCACCCGGCCGAGCGGGTGGCGATGATTGGCGATCGCCTGTTCACCGATGTGCTGGCCGGCAACCGGCTCGGCATGTTCACCGTGCTGGTGCAGCCCGTGGCCGCCGATGGCTCCGCCTGCAGCCACGACTGGCTCCAGGCCACGGAACGCCGGCTCGCGGGCTGGCTGGGCATGAACCGGAGCGCGTGA
- a CDS encoding DUF3727 domain-containing protein produces MSSESPSIGGDVPTVLVRDSLGRALLCYLEELIPLEGRDYGLLTPVDTPVSLFRLPAEGEPELVESLEESEPILSQADVVLQEFDLTLVRSAVTLTVSGELEDGDPEDLEDEEDLVDDAETYELLKEFQFSDQNYGLYIPLDPFFVVARIQGGAAELVEGDEFDRLQPLIERELEERDASG; encoded by the coding sequence ATGAGCAGCGAGTCTCCCTCCATCGGCGGTGATGTCCCCACCGTTCTCGTTCGGGACAGCCTCGGACGGGCCCTGCTCTGCTACCTGGAGGAGCTGATCCCGCTGGAGGGTCGGGACTACGGCCTGCTCACGCCGGTGGATACCCCGGTGAGCCTGTTCCGCCTGCCGGCGGAGGGTGAGCCGGAGCTGGTGGAGAGCCTCGAGGAGAGTGAACCGATCCTCTCCCAGGCCGATGTGGTGCTGCAGGAGTTCGACCTCACCCTGGTGCGATCCGCCGTGACCCTCACCGTCAGCGGTGAACTGGAGGACGGGGATCCGGAGGATCTCGAGGATGAGGAGGACCTGGTCGATGACGCGGAGACCTACGAACTGCTGAAGGAGTTTCAGTTCAGCGATCAGAACTACGGCCTCTACATCCCGCTCGATCCCTTCTTCGTCGTCGCCCGCATCCAGGGCGGCGCTGCCGAGCTGGTGGAGGGTGACGAGTTCGACCGCCTCCAGCCGCTGATCGAGCGCGAGCTTGAGGAACGGGATGCATCGGGTTGA
- the ruvX gene encoding Holliday junction resolvase RuvX — translation MGAPYESSGRSRAALALDVGRRRIGLAGCDPLGLVVTPLPCLQRSRFPDDLVIFRTWVERRSPQQLVVGLPLDAAGRPTAQAGHCQRYGERLSRLLDLPVFWVNEHASSWAAAEAHGLHGDRSGRLDSAAAALLLEQWLREPLRTAAIPSGPGPGCAAS, via the coding sequence ATGGGCGCCCCTTACGAGTCCAGCGGCCGTTCAAGGGCCGCCCTGGCCCTGGACGTGGGGCGTCGGCGCATCGGCCTGGCCGGCTGCGATCCGCTCGGACTGGTGGTCACGCCCCTGCCCTGTCTGCAGCGATCCCGCTTCCCCGATGATCTGGTGATCTTCCGGACCTGGGTGGAGCGCCGCTCACCCCAGCAGCTGGTGGTGGGCCTCCCCCTTGATGCGGCCGGCCGGCCCACGGCCCAGGCGGGCCATTGCCAACGCTACGGAGAGCGGCTCTCGCGCCTTCTGGACCTTCCCGTGTTCTGGGTCAACGAGCACGCCAGCAGCTGGGCGGCCGCGGAAGCCCATGGACTGCATGGGGATCGCAGCGGCCGGCTGGACAGCGCCGCCGCGGCCCTGTTGCTGGAGCAGTGGCTGCGGGAACCACTCAGGACGGCGGCCATCCCCTCCGGACCCGGCCCGGGCTGTGCTGCATCCTGA
- a CDS encoding F420-0:Gamma-glutamyl ligase — MPLLKTLAVALLAYLVLLLWLELRHRLRPRSPLTLTPREWAVTARGDDRLVIEGLLELHNPHRRMEVMVPELEVRPVLIGQQGTRSLRRRVRVIAEHPDSPARPDGYWVAYIIKAGASTQARVRVTLQGTDRAPVEVADTLWLEVNWVNYGPFGRLPRRDGVLVPLRTPAPLGADEATWQEGDGFRVLPLGTHLLGPLDDPLAVLQRYAAPLIRPGDILTIGETPLAVMQGRFHHPATVQPGWLARALCRVFHPTSSLATACGIQSLIDLVGPARVLSAWVLGSLLKLVGSRGGFYRLAGEQARLIDDITGTTPPYDQTIVLGPLEAERCCRSLAESLGVHVAVVDVNDLGRVKVLASDPGCDHRLLAAALRPNPAGNADQRTPLVLVRPA, encoded by the coding sequence ATGCCGCTGTTGAAGACCCTGGCCGTGGCCCTGCTGGCCTACCTGGTGCTGCTTCTGTGGCTTGAACTGCGCCACCGGCTCCGGCCCCGCTCACCGCTCACCCTCACCCCCCGCGAGTGGGCGGTCACGGCCCGGGGCGACGATCGCCTCGTGATCGAGGGTCTGCTCGAGCTGCACAACCCGCACCGGCGCATGGAGGTGATGGTGCCGGAGCTCGAGGTGCGGCCGGTGCTGATCGGCCAGCAGGGCACACGCTCGCTGCGCCGCCGGGTGCGCGTGATCGCGGAGCATCCCGACAGCCCGGCCCGTCCCGATGGCTACTGGGTCGCCTACATCATCAAGGCCGGAGCGAGCACCCAGGCCAGGGTGCGGGTGACGCTTCAGGGCACGGACCGGGCGCCGGTCGAGGTGGCCGACACCCTCTGGCTGGAGGTCAACTGGGTGAACTACGGGCCCTTCGGTCGCCTGCCGCGCCGTGACGGCGTGCTCGTTCCGCTCCGGACTCCCGCCCCTCTCGGCGCCGATGAGGCCACCTGGCAGGAGGGAGACGGATTCCGGGTGCTGCCCCTGGGCACCCACCTGCTCGGACCTCTGGATGATCCGCTGGCGGTGCTGCAGCGCTACGCCGCGCCCCTGATCCGTCCCGGCGACATCCTCACGATCGGGGAGACGCCGCTGGCCGTGATGCAGGGTCGCTTCCACCACCCCGCCACGGTGCAGCCCGGCTGGCTGGCCCGTGCCCTCTGCCGCGTCTTCCACCCGACCAGCAGCCTGGCTACCGCCTGCGGCATCCAGAGCCTGATCGATCTGGTCGGCCCGGCTCGTGTGCTCAGCGCCTGGGTCCTGGGAAGCCTGCTGAAGCTGGTGGGCAGCCGGGGCGGCTTCTACCGGCTCGCCGGCGAGCAGGCCCGCCTGATCGATGACATCACCGGCACCACGCCTCCCTACGACCAGACCATCGTTCTGGGTCCCCTCGAGGCGGAGCGCTGCTGTCGCTCCCTGGCCGAGTCCCTCGGGGTGCACGTGGCTGTGGTGGATGTGAACGATCTGGGGCGGGTCAAGGTGCTCGCCTCCGATCCGGGTTGCGATCACCGCCTGCTCGCCGCGGCCCTGCGCCCCAATCCGGCGGGCAACGCCGATCAACGCACACCCCTGGTGCTGGTGCGTCCGGCCTGA
- a CDS encoding thylakoid membrane photosystem I accumulation factor: MLSRPVSRPAPFRLIGLLTGVVLSLALVLLPAGPAQAGRDTDSYDGNVFALYAGNGSLVPPANDLGTALADHRVTLLAFYLDDSAASKAFAPVLSELQRLWGRSVELIILPTDPLGSASAADAADPARYWSGLVPQVVVFDRTGTVLFDQSGRVPLQAINAALAEAVGDAPDGALLAPSTSASFNEVNSDLITAP; the protein is encoded by the coding sequence ATGCTCTCCCGACCCGTTTCCAGGCCCGCCCCGTTCCGCCTGATCGGCCTTCTCACCGGCGTCGTCCTCAGCCTGGCCCTGGTGCTGCTGCCGGCGGGACCGGCCCAGGCCGGACGCGACACCGACAGCTACGACGGCAACGTCTTCGCCCTCTACGCCGGCAACGGCTCGCTCGTGCCTCCGGCCAATGATCTGGGGACGGCCCTGGCGGATCACAGGGTCACCCTGCTGGCCTTCTATCTCGACGACAGTGCGGCCAGCAAAGCCTTCGCCCCGGTGCTCTCGGAGCTGCAGCGGCTCTGGGGCCGCTCCGTCGAGCTGATCATCCTGCCGACGGATCCCCTCGGGTCGGCCTCCGCCGCTGATGCGGCCGATCCGGCCCGCTACTGGTCCGGTCTGGTGCCTCAGGTGGTGGTGTTCGACCGGACGGGAACCGTTCTGTTCGATCAGAGCGGCCGGGTGCCGCTCCAGGCCATCAACGCCGCCCTGGCGGAGGCGGTGGGAGATGCGCCCGACGGCGCTCTCCTCGCCCCTAGCACCAGCGCCAGCTTCAACGAGGTCAACAGCGACCTGATCACGGCCCCCTGA
- a CDS encoding DUF3685 domain-containing protein has translation MSSPAERRDGGRSGSLLILVQAPGWMDLALRQLLTERFPGAVVCREPDGLPRHPDLVILSLASASDSDGLREQLERLQERWRPAPLLLHLDAAGRMGRDGLLALPVQGLLVAAEPEALVEAATTLLAGGRDVRLPASVGATSRSTAPRPQGSRPASTGLARRLLDSALQQIETDLALISRLLDPPPSSRLLRLLLEGRCRELLMARDWVRWLWAPMAMAWGADDPDAASTASGAEVTALAIRLPGRDAGSIWQSLRQRLEAASREELINNTGQLLALEGLHPGRRMDLLEALLEQLDGVLTRLRADGLRGEELELRWQALQGEVQDAALRRVAGAYVRLPREGALEPVAPRLLRPGRPVPDLSPWSPSLRMLGPLVRSEPLLVDGQLLPPDDPRALLHLESLVSDWMLRTAEGLSGEILAACGDWPELRRYLLARELLATRSLERLRNRLNNRDRWFGLIERPLQLYESRRDLLCLQAGAIQPLRLTEARDQELRQLRGLPLLVTLALEARDAIAPQLRALLRRVGDVLVVLLTQVIGRGIGLIGRGILQGMGRSLSRP, from the coding sequence GTGAGCTCTCCAGCCGAACGACGCGATGGAGGCCGATCCGGTTCCCTTCTCATCCTGGTTCAGGCCCCCGGCTGGATGGATCTGGCCCTGCGCCAGCTGCTCACGGAGCGCTTCCCCGGCGCCGTGGTCTGCCGGGAGCCGGATGGCCTGCCGCGCCATCCCGATCTGGTGATCCTCTCGCTGGCCTCGGCCTCGGACAGCGACGGGTTGCGGGAGCAGCTCGAACGCCTGCAGGAGCGCTGGCGACCGGCGCCGCTTCTGCTGCATCTGGATGCGGCCGGGCGCATGGGCCGCGACGGGCTCCTGGCCCTGCCGGTGCAGGGGCTGCTGGTGGCCGCCGAGCCCGAGGCGCTCGTCGAGGCGGCCACAACCCTGCTCGCCGGTGGACGCGACGTCCGGCTGCCGGCGTCAGTCGGAGCCACGTCCCGTTCCACCGCACCCCGTCCACAGGGTTCCCGGCCCGCGTCGACGGGGCTGGCCCGCCGGCTTCTGGATTCGGCGCTGCAGCAGATCGAGACCGATCTCGCGCTGATCTCCCGTCTGCTGGACCCGCCTCCGTCCTCGCGCCTGCTCAGGCTGCTCCTTGAGGGGAGATGCCGCGAACTCCTGATGGCCCGCGACTGGGTTCGCTGGCTCTGGGCTCCGATGGCCATGGCCTGGGGTGCGGACGACCCGGATGCTGCCTCCACCGCCTCAGGTGCGGAGGTCACCGCGTTGGCGATCCGGCTGCCCGGCAGGGATGCGGGGTCGATCTGGCAGAGCCTCAGGCAGCGCCTTGAGGCCGCCAGCCGGGAGGAGCTGATCAACAACACCGGTCAGCTGCTGGCCCTGGAGGGTCTGCATCCCGGGCGGCGGATGGATCTGCTCGAGGCGCTGCTGGAGCAGCTGGATGGGGTGCTCACACGCCTTCGGGCGGATGGATTGCGCGGCGAGGAGCTGGAGCTGCGCTGGCAGGCGCTGCAGGGGGAGGTGCAGGATGCCGCCCTGCGCCGGGTGGCCGGGGCCTACGTGCGCTTGCCGCGCGAGGGAGCCCTGGAGCCCGTGGCACCCCGCCTGCTTCGCCCGGGGCGCCCGGTGCCCGACCTCTCACCCTGGTCTCCCTCGCTGCGCATGCTCGGGCCGCTGGTGCGCTCCGAGCCCCTGCTGGTGGATGGCCAGCTGCTGCCGCCGGACGATCCCAGGGCCCTGCTGCATCTCGAAAGTCTGGTGAGCGACTGGATGCTGCGCACGGCCGAGGGACTCAGTGGTGAGATTCTCGCGGCCTGCGGCGACTGGCCGGAGCTGCGCCGATACCTGCTGGCCCGTGAGCTGCTGGCCACCCGCTCCCTCGAACGCCTGCGCAACCGCCTCAACAACCGGGACCGCTGGTTCGGCTTGATCGAGCGCCCGCTCCAGCTCTACGAGAGCCGCCGCGACCTGCTCTGCCTGCAGGCCGGCGCGATCCAGCCGCTGCGCCTGACGGAGGCTCGCGATCAGGAGCTGCGCCAGCTGCGCGGCCTGCCGCTGCTGGTGACCCTGGCTCTGGAAGCCCGCGATGCGATCGCTCCACAGCTGCGCGCCCTGCTCCGCAGGGTGGGGGATGTGCTGGTGGTGCTCCTCACCCAGGTCATCGGTCGCGGCATCGGCCTGATCGGCCGCGGCATCCTCCAGGGCATGGGGCGGAGCCTCTCGCGCCCCTGA
- a CDS encoding Fur family transcriptional regulator, which yields MRLSRQRRMVLELLWRERSHLSARDIYEHLNASGRSIGHTSVYQNLEALQSAGVIECLDRANGRLYGYRSDPHSHLTCLDSGGIRDLDIELPPGLLARIEAETGYRIDSYTLQLNGRPLPGHPALEKPSPPR from the coding sequence ATGCGCCTGAGCCGACAGCGACGGATGGTGCTTGAACTGCTCTGGCGGGAGCGCAGCCATCTCAGTGCCCGCGACATCTACGAGCATCTCAACGCCAGCGGCCGCAGCATCGGCCACACCTCCGTCTACCAGAACCTCGAGGCGCTGCAGTCGGCCGGGGTGATCGAATGCCTCGATCGGGCCAACGGCAGGCTCTACGGCTACCGCAGTGACCCCCACAGCCATCTCACCTGCCTGGACTCCGGCGGCATCCGCGACCTGGACATCGAGCTGCCCCCCGGCCTGCTGGCCCGGATCGAGGCGGAGACCGGGTACCGGATCGATTCCTACACCCTTCAGCTGAACGGCAGGCCCCTCCCGGGCCATCCCGCCCTGGAGAAGCCCTCTCCACCCCGGTAG